A single region of the Echinimonas agarilytica genome encodes:
- the fadE gene encoding acyl-CoA dehydrogenase FadE, with product MNVLLWIIGLFAIVGVFSYHRSRLIVTTIAIAAWMAAGYFYAIIGPMSIVIFAVLATVFNTPALRKMLMSKNMLNAYRKIMPEMSSTERDAIAAGTTWWEGEMFRGAPNWKMLHSYPKPQLTDAEQAFLDGPVETVCQMTNDFEITHERADLPPQIWEYLKSNGFFAMIIKKEYGGLEFSAYAQSCVLQKLASISGVLASTVGVPNSLGPGELLQHYGTTDQKNHYLPRLAQGQEIPCFALTSPEAGSDAGAIPDSGHVCMGEWEGKQVMGMRLTWNKRYITLAPVATVLGLAFRLYDPEHLIGDQEDLGITCALIPTDIAGVEIGRRHFPLNVPFQNGPTRGEDVFVPIHFIIGGKEMAGQGWRMLVECLSVGRGITLPSNTTGGVKMAAMATSAYARVRRQFRVPIGQMEGIEEPLARIAGAAYMMDAASTLTTTAIDLGEKPSVISAIVKYHMTDRGQKAMIDAMDIHGGKAICMGPENYLARGYQGAPIAITVEGANILTRSMIIYGQGAIRCHPYVLAEMEAASLKDANQALSDFDNAVFGHIGFAISNVFRSLWFGIGGSVFSSSPYADQTAKYYKRMNRYSANLALLSDISMATLGGSLKRRERVSARLGDLLSELYLSSAVLKRFDNDGRPAEDLALVQWTIEDSLYRLESSLKELLNNFPVAGVGGVMKALIMPFGGHAKRPSDTLDHKIAKLSMIPGETRDRLGVMSFLTDCDNNPVGALQTALKDILAAEPIVAKVAKAKQKKLAFMWLDKIAAEGLEMGVISDTEAELLRRAEKGRMRAINVDDFDPDELVADKSTIVKNSTQNAA from the coding sequence GTGAACGTCTTACTCTGGATTATCGGATTGTTCGCCATTGTTGGTGTCTTTTCTTATCACCGCAGCCGACTTATCGTCACCACGATCGCCATTGCCGCTTGGATGGCTGCAGGTTACTTCTACGCCATTATCGGACCGATGAGTATTGTCATTTTTGCTGTACTCGCAACCGTATTCAATACTCCGGCATTACGAAAAATGCTGATGAGCAAAAATATGCTCAATGCCTACCGCAAAATAATGCCCGAAATGTCTTCCACTGAACGCGATGCCATTGCTGCAGGAACCACTTGGTGGGAAGGAGAAATGTTTCGTGGAGCTCCCAATTGGAAGATGCTTCATAGCTACCCAAAACCTCAATTGACCGATGCAGAGCAGGCCTTTTTAGACGGTCCTGTCGAGACTGTATGTCAGATGACCAATGATTTTGAAATCACGCATGAGCGTGCGGATCTCCCCCCTCAAATTTGGGAATACTTAAAAAGCAATGGCTTCTTCGCCATGATCATTAAGAAAGAATATGGTGGTTTAGAGTTTTCTGCTTATGCGCAAAGCTGTGTCTTGCAGAAGCTCGCGAGTATCAGCGGTGTTCTTGCCAGTACTGTTGGTGTGCCTAACTCTCTCGGCCCAGGTGAATTATTGCAACACTACGGCACCACAGATCAAAAAAACCACTACCTTCCTCGTCTGGCGCAAGGTCAAGAAATTCCATGTTTTGCACTTACCAGCCCCGAAGCAGGCTCAGATGCTGGCGCGATTCCAGATTCTGGCCATGTCTGTATGGGTGAGTGGGAAGGCAAACAAGTGATGGGGATGCGCCTGACGTGGAACAAACGCTATATAACGCTGGCGCCTGTAGCCACTGTGCTTGGTTTGGCATTCCGCTTGTACGATCCAGAACACCTCATTGGTGACCAAGAAGACCTAGGAATTACCTGTGCGCTTATCCCCACTGATATTGCGGGCGTAGAGATCGGTCGTCGTCACTTTCCGCTGAACGTGCCATTCCAGAATGGCCCAACACGCGGTGAAGATGTATTTGTCCCCATTCATTTCATTATTGGTGGCAAAGAGATGGCAGGCCAAGGTTGGCGCATGCTCGTTGAATGTTTGTCTGTGGGTCGCGGGATCACCCTTCCCTCAAACACCACAGGCGGCGTTAAAATGGCAGCAATGGCAACCAGTGCCTATGCGCGAGTGCGCCGTCAATTTCGAGTTCCGATTGGTCAAATGGAAGGTATTGAGGAGCCCCTCGCTCGCATCGCCGGAGCTGCCTATATGATGGACGCGGCATCAACGCTCACCACCACTGCTATTGATTTAGGTGAAAAGCCCTCAGTTATTTCAGCGATTGTGAAATACCACATGACCGACCGCGGTCAAAAAGCCATGATTGATGCCATGGATATACACGGTGGCAAAGCCATTTGCATGGGGCCCGAAAATTACCTTGCGCGAGGCTATCAAGGAGCGCCTATCGCCATTACCGTTGAAGGGGCGAACATTCTCACGCGTTCAATGATCATTTATGGTCAAGGGGCTATTCGGTGTCATCCATACGTCCTTGCTGAGATGGAAGCCGCCAGCCTTAAAGATGCAAACCAAGCTCTATCCGATTTTGATAACGCCGTCTTTGGCCATATTGGTTTTGCTATAAGTAACGTATTCCGTAGCCTTTGGTTTGGTATTGGCGGCTCAGTTTTCTCAAGTTCACCATACGCTGACCAAACGGCAAAATACTACAAACGCATGAACCGTTATTCAGCGAACTTAGCTTTATTATCCGATATCTCAATGGCCACTCTGGGCGGGTCGTTGAAACGTCGTGAACGCGTTTCTGCGCGTTTGGGTGATTTACTCAGTGAACTCTATTTGTCATCTGCTGTATTAAAACGCTTTGATAATGACGGCCGCCCAGCCGAAGACTTGGCTTTGGTTCAGTGGACCATTGAAGATTCGCTCTACCGCTTAGAGTCATCTTTAAAGGAGCTTTTAAACAACTTCCCCGTGGCAGGTGTGGGGGGGGTGATGAAAGCGCTCATTATGCCGTTTGGAGGCCATGCCAAGCGCCCTTCTGATACCTTAGACCATAAAATTGCTAAGCTCTCCATGATTCCTGGCGAAACGCGCGATCGCTTAGGTGTGATGAGCTTCCTTACGGACTGCGACAATAACCCAGTGGGTGCACTACAAACCGCGCTCAAAGACATACTAGCCGCCGAGCCTATCGTTGCCAAAGTAGCAAAGGCAAAGCAAAAGAAATTGGCATTTATGTGGCTGGATAAGATCGCAGCAGAAGGTTTAGAAATGGGCGTGATTTCAGATACTGAAGCAGAGTTGCTTCGCCGTGCAGAAAAAGGCCGCATGCGAGCAATCAATGTGGATGATTTCGACCCCGATGAACTTGTTGCCGATAAATCGACCATCGTAAAGAACAGTACTCAAAACGCAGCTTAA
- a CDS encoding class II glutamine amidotransferase has product MCELLGMSANVPTDICFSFSGLMKRGGETGPHRDGWGITFYEGKGSRTFKDPEPSCRSKIAQLLEQYPIKSCAVIGHIRQANRGGVNLQNTHPFERELWGRNWTFAHNGQLTDYRALEVGAFMPVGNTDSELAFCYLLGQMKDRFAKAPRNPVTLARFLAKHADVLRQKGVFNMLLTDGTLMFAYCTSKLHWLTRKAPFGKAHLVDSDWEIDFSQETTPTDVVTVIATEPLTKDEPWNKMDTGEWLMLKDGVPVS; this is encoded by the coding sequence ATGTGTGAATTACTCGGCATGAGCGCCAATGTCCCAACAGATATTTGTTTTAGCTTTTCTGGTTTGATGAAACGAGGTGGGGAAACGGGTCCACACCGAGATGGCTGGGGAATTACCTTTTATGAAGGTAAAGGCAGTCGTACTTTCAAAGATCCCGAACCTAGTTGCCGCTCTAAAATTGCTCAATTGCTTGAACAATATCCAATTAAAAGTTGTGCTGTAATCGGGCACATTCGGCAAGCGAACCGTGGTGGAGTGAATCTACAGAACACGCACCCTTTCGAGAGAGAGCTGTGGGGGCGAAATTGGACATTTGCTCACAATGGCCAGCTCACTGATTATCGGGCGTTGGAGGTAGGGGCTTTTATGCCCGTGGGCAATACCGACTCGGAGTTGGCATTCTGCTACCTATTGGGGCAAATGAAAGATAGATTTGCTAAAGCCCCTCGGAACCCGGTGACACTGGCCCGATTTTTGGCCAAGCATGCAGATGTACTTCGCCAGAAGGGAGTCTTTAACATGCTATTGACGGATGGCACGTTAATGTTTGCCTATTGCACCTCAAAGTTGCATTGGCTAACGCGTAAAGCGCCGTTTGGTAAAGCGCATTTGGTTGATAGTGACTGGGAAATCGATTTTTCACAAGAAACAACGCCTACTGATGTGGTGACGGTGATTGCCACAGAACCACTGACTAAAGACGAACCTTGGAACAAGATGGACACCGGCGAATGGCTGATGCTTAAAGATGGGGTGCCGGTTAGTTAG
- a CDS encoding DUF3108 domain-containing protein yields the protein MRNWLISACCFCIIPNAFADTSISFTPFQSNYKVFRNGSEVGTGKRTFYPRPDGRMYFCTESKLKWFILSDKRKEQSWLTMTDAGNVNSLEYQYERTGTGPNKESHLIFNNGDQSLVELQDDYPLKTKWTEDLLDPVGYQLQMRIDVAEGKKELEYPVLYKGGRRDYKFEVVGEELLKLPIGEIHTVKLKRIRSNKKRETFVWLSKDHDFIVARIWQAKEGEEQADLRLAQFKHIDIPTQTPEPSN from the coding sequence ATGCGCAACTGGCTTATTTCAGCTTGCTGTTTCTGTATCATACCGAACGCTTTTGCTGACACGTCCATTTCTTTCACTCCCTTCCAAAGCAATTACAAAGTGTTCCGAAACGGCAGCGAAGTCGGTACAGGAAAACGCACATTTTACCCAAGACCCGACGGCCGCATGTACTTCTGCACCGAGAGTAAACTCAAATGGTTTATTTTAAGCGATAAGCGAAAAGAGCAAAGCTGGCTTACCATGACAGACGCGGGCAATGTGAATTCATTGGAATATCAATATGAACGCACAGGAACTGGGCCGAACAAAGAAAGTCATCTGATATTTAATAACGGCGATCAGTCGTTGGTTGAGTTACAAGACGACTACCCTCTGAAAACCAAATGGACTGAAGATCTGCTTGATCCGGTAGGCTATCAGTTACAGATGCGAATTGATGTTGCAGAAGGTAAAAAAGAACTCGAATACCCGGTTTTGTATAAGGGTGGCCGACGTGATTACAAGTTTGAAGTCGTTGGCGAGGAATTACTCAAGTTACCTATTGGTGAAATCCATACCGTGAAATTAAAACGTATTCGTTCGAACAAAAAGCGAGAGACATTCGTTTGGCTTTCCAAAGACCACGACTTTATTGTTGCACGGATATGGCAAGCCAAAGAAGGGGAAGAGCAAGCCGACTTAAGGCTTGCACAATTCAAACACATCGACATTCCAACTCAAACACCTGAGCCCTCTAACTAA
- the purN gene encoding phosphoribosylglycinamide formyltransferase: protein MIDSNARIVVLISGSGSNLQTILDHANDGKIDGDVVGVISNRSEAFGLERAAESGVPTKVLDHTMFSSRDDYDESLAGLIDSFEPDVIVLAGFMRILTPEFVRRFSGKMINIHPSLLPKYTGLHTHRRAIEAGDDVHGCSVHFVTEELDGGPVILQAKVPIFEDDTEQLLQDRILEQEHRIFPLTVQWLASGRVKLVDGTAEMDGERLPQDGYAAD, encoded by the coding sequence ATGATTGACTCCAATGCACGCATTGTCGTGCTAATATCAGGCAGCGGTTCAAATCTTCAAACGATTTTGGATCATGCCAACGATGGCAAAATTGATGGTGATGTGGTTGGGGTCATTTCCAACCGCTCAGAAGCTTTTGGATTAGAACGTGCCGCAGAGTCGGGCGTTCCAACCAAAGTATTGGACCATACAATGTTCAGCAGCCGAGACGACTACGACGAGTCTCTCGCTGGCTTAATTGATAGCTTTGAACCCGATGTGATCGTGTTAGCCGGATTCATGAGAATTCTAACGCCAGAATTTGTCCGCCGTTTTAGTGGCAAAATGATCAATATACATCCATCATTGTTGCCTAAGTACACTGGACTTCATACCCATCGCAGAGCGATTGAAGCGGGCGATGACGTGCACGGTTGCTCGGTTCACTTCGTCACTGAAGAATTAGACGGAGGACCTGTGATCTTACAAGCAAAAGTGCCAATTTTTGAAGACGATACGGAACAATTGCTGCAAGATAGAATCTTAGAACAAGAACATAGAATTTTCCCTCTTACTGTTCAGTGGCTCGCGAGTGGTCGTGTAAAGCTGGTGGATGGTACTGCAGAGATGGACGGCGAGCGATTGCCCCAAGACGGTTACGCTGCTGATTAA
- the purM gene encoding phosphoribosylformylglycinamidine cyclo-ligase codes for MSDNKPSLSYKDAGVDIDAGNALVDRIKHVAKRTARPEVMGGLGGFGALCQIPAGYNEPLLVAGTDGVGTKLRLALDLNKHDTVGIDLVAMCVNDLIVQGAEPLFFLDYYATGKLSVDTAADVVTGIGAGCELSGCALIGGETAEMPGMYEGEDYDIAGFCVGVVEKAKVIDGTKVGAGDALIALGSSGPHSNGYSLVRKILEVSGADTSAAFGDATLGDALLTPTRIYVKSVLELLKQIDVHAISHITGGGFWENIPRVLPSGTKAIVDGNSWQWPEIFNWLQENGNVETHEMYRTFNCGVGLVIAVAQDQLQASLNILNAQGEHAWHIGEIADAADGEEQVEINS; via the coding sequence GTGAGCGACAACAAACCGTCCCTAAGTTACAAAGATGCAGGCGTTGATATTGATGCAGGTAATGCGCTGGTTGATCGAATCAAACACGTTGCAAAACGCACTGCTCGTCCGGAAGTGATGGGTGGCTTGGGTGGCTTTGGTGCACTGTGCCAAATCCCTGCGGGTTATAATGAACCATTATTGGTAGCGGGCACCGATGGTGTTGGAACCAAGCTACGCTTAGCGCTTGATTTAAACAAGCATGACACCGTTGGCATCGATCTCGTTGCAATGTGTGTCAACGACTTAATTGTTCAAGGTGCAGAACCTCTGTTCTTCCTTGATTACTATGCCACTGGGAAATTGTCCGTTGACACTGCCGCAGATGTTGTGACAGGTATTGGCGCTGGCTGTGAACTGTCGGGCTGTGCCTTAATAGGTGGTGAAACAGCTGAAATGCCAGGTATGTATGAAGGCGAAGATTACGACATTGCAGGTTTTTGCGTTGGCGTAGTTGAAAAAGCCAAAGTCATCGACGGTACTAAAGTTGGTGCAGGTGATGCCCTTATTGCTCTGGGTTCAAGTGGCCCGCATTCAAACGGCTATTCATTGGTTCGTAAAATTCTAGAAGTCTCTGGCGCCGATACATCTGCAGCCTTCGGTGATGCAACGCTCGGTGATGCCTTACTGACACCTACTCGTATTTACGTAAAATCAGTACTCGAATTGCTCAAGCAAATTGATGTGCATGCCATCAGCCACATTACAGGCGGCGGATTCTGGGAAAACATTCCACGTGTTCTTCCATCAGGCACAAAAGCAATTGTTGACGGTAATAGTTGGCAGTGGCCAGAAATTTTCAACTGGTTACAAGAGAATGGTAATGTTGAAACACACGAGATGTACCGTACCTTTAACTGTGGTGTTGGATTAGTGATTGCTGTTGCTCAAGACCAACTGCAAGCATCTTTAAACATTCTCAATGCCCAAGGCGAACACGCATGGCACATTGGAGAAATTGCAGATGCAGCAGACGGTGAGGAACAAGTAGAGATCAATTCATGA
- a CDS encoding DUF2066 domain-containing protein — protein sequence MGRTVRILCVLLMVCPFWASAVEVANLYTARVDAKLKLNDGLAQAFDQVIVRNSGHRDSLANVLVSQQRSKVKDYLVQYGNIDEGGKRWLEVAFNQEAIDRLLRQANLPIWGSLRPMTIVWLVEEENFKRELLNDQSPILQDSELKVAARSRGVPLMLPLLDLDDISTVDPSDIWGQFPGPARQASARYSADQMVMAKLFSIGAEQYQLQWSVYDLSGGPLDVQPAWMSNALTGDKQTLMMEWLEQMADEFGAHFATQTGLVAADSVQVIVYNLSDLKRVLEAESSLAGMAIVSQVELQQIDGNQAVFNVNLLGPSDDFYRALELDKRLDALEVAPEELPSYMWKY from the coding sequence GTGGGTCGAACTGTTCGAATTTTGTGCGTTCTTTTGATGGTGTGTCCTTTCTGGGCGTCTGCTGTTGAAGTCGCAAATTTATACACTGCTCGTGTGGATGCGAAGCTCAAGCTCAACGACGGCTTGGCGCAAGCTTTTGATCAAGTCATCGTTCGCAATTCAGGCCACCGAGATTCATTAGCCAATGTGCTGGTCTCTCAGCAGCGCTCCAAAGTGAAAGATTATCTCGTTCAATATGGCAACATTGATGAAGGCGGAAAGCGCTGGTTAGAAGTGGCCTTCAATCAAGAAGCGATTGATCGTTTGCTCCGACAAGCGAATCTGCCAATTTGGGGAAGCTTGCGCCCCATGACCATTGTCTGGTTAGTGGAAGAAGAAAATTTTAAACGCGAACTGTTGAATGATCAAAGTCCGATTTTACAAGACTCTGAATTGAAAGTGGCTGCACGTAGTCGCGGAGTGCCTTTGATGCTGCCGCTGCTTGATTTAGACGATATCTCGACGGTTGACCCTTCTGATATTTGGGGCCAATTTCCAGGGCCTGCGCGTCAGGCCTCTGCTCGTTACAGCGCTGATCAAATGGTCATGGCGAAGTTATTTTCCATTGGAGCTGAGCAATATCAATTGCAGTGGAGTGTCTACGACTTGTCCGGAGGGCCACTCGATGTGCAGCCCGCTTGGATGAGCAATGCGCTCACAGGTGACAAACAAACCTTGATGATGGAGTGGCTGGAGCAAATGGCCGATGAGTTTGGCGCTCACTTTGCCACTCAAACGGGGCTTGTCGCAGCAGACAGTGTACAGGTGATTGTCTATAACCTTAGCGATTTAAAACGTGTACTTGAAGCAGAGTCGAGCCTTGCCGGAATGGCGATCGTGTCGCAAGTCGAGTTGCAACAAATCGACGGTAACCAGGCTGTATTCAATGTTAATTTGCTGGGGCCTTCGGATGACTTTTATCGGGCGTTAGAACTCGACAAACGTTTGGACGCTTTAGAGGTGGCTCCAGAAGAGTTACCGAGTTATATGTGGAAATATTAG
- the hda gene encoding DnaA inactivator Hda — translation MHDCIGDDAVELMTSIPDQLPLAIQLPDDETFASFWLGGKEAAVSSLQQGLNADSGGFLYLWGQSGSGKSHLLHAAMNWCASCHQLSSYIPLQHSNQLSPEMLDGLEQMHLVCLDNIDMIAGDMRWEEAIFDLFNRIKEQGRLLVITASAAARHVNIELPDLMSRLDWGTSYQLSSPGDDEKLSILQLRANARGLVLSDDAGRFLLHRASRGMSELWQTLARLDTASMAAQRKLTIPFIKEVLGY, via the coding sequence GTGCATGATTGCATTGGCGATGACGCGGTTGAATTGATGACTTCTATTCCTGATCAGTTGCCTCTGGCAATTCAACTTCCTGATGATGAAACCTTTGCTAGCTTTTGGTTAGGCGGCAAGGAGGCGGCTGTGTCTTCTTTGCAACAAGGCTTGAATGCCGATTCTGGCGGCTTTTTGTATTTGTGGGGGCAAAGCGGCTCTGGAAAGAGTCACTTGCTTCATGCTGCGATGAATTGGTGTGCCAGCTGTCACCAACTCAGTAGCTACATTCCATTGCAACACTCAAATCAATTATCGCCAGAAATGCTCGATGGTCTCGAACAAATGCACCTAGTGTGTCTGGATAATATTGACATGATCGCTGGGGACATGAGGTGGGAAGAGGCTATTTTTGATCTGTTCAATCGTATCAAAGAGCAGGGTAGGTTATTGGTGATCACCGCATCCGCTGCTGCTCGTCATGTGAATATTGAATTGCCAGACTTGATGTCGCGTTTGGATTGGGGGACGAGCTATCAGCTATCGAGCCCCGGTGATGATGAAAAGTTATCGATACTACAGCTTAGAGCGAATGCTAGAGGACTTGTTTTGTCCGACGATGCTGGGCGATTTCTGCTTCACCGAGCCAGTCGAGGCATGTCTGAACTATGGCAAACACTTGCTCGACTCGATACTGCATCTATGGCGGCTCAACGTAAGTTAACCATTCCATTCATTAAAGAAGTGTTGGGGTATTAG
- a CDS encoding DUF2069 domain-containing protein, with protein sequence MTDTEANPKNVLIARRCAEIGYFGLIVLILCWQIWLSPHPHVNPTVTAILWLIPLIFPLKGMIKANPYTHAWSSFVACLYVTHALVQFYTEPAERYLAAVEFILVSMWLVGSIFYARWRGRQLGLGLKKKKPQGKG encoded by the coding sequence ATGACTGACACTGAAGCCAATCCAAAAAACGTTTTAATTGCCAGACGCTGCGCTGAAATCGGCTACTTCGGTCTCATCGTCTTGATTCTATGCTGGCAAATTTGGCTCTCCCCTCATCCACATGTGAATCCAACGGTCACGGCCATTTTGTGGCTCATCCCCCTGATATTCCCACTCAAAGGGATGATTAAAGCGAATCCCTACACACATGCTTGGAGCTCATTTGTTGCGTGTTTGTATGTCACTCACGCGCTTGTTCAGTTTTACACTGAACCTGCCGAAAGGTATCTAGCCGCAGTAGAATTTATATTGGTGTCGATGTGGTTAGTCGGGTCAATTTTCTATGCGAGGTGGCGCGGACGCCAACTTGGGTTGGGCCTAAAGAAGAAGAAACCTCAAGGTAAAGGCTAA
- the arsC gene encoding arsenate reductase (glutaredoxin) (This arsenate reductase requires both glutathione and glutaredoxin to convert arsenate to arsenite, after which the efflux transporter formed by ArsA and ArsB can extrude the arsenite from the cell, providing resistance.), giving the protein MNKYRIYHNPRCSKSRETLALLEQNGVQPEIVEYLKTPLTPDEIKHLADMLHVAPRGIMRTKEAEYKAQNLADESLSDAALINAIAKTPKLLERPIVVKGEQAVIGRPPENVLTIID; this is encoded by the coding sequence ATGAACAAATATCGTATTTACCACAATCCTCGCTGTTCTAAGTCACGCGAAACGCTCGCCCTATTAGAACAAAATGGTGTGCAACCTGAAATCGTTGAGTATTTAAAAACACCGTTAACACCGGATGAAATCAAGCATCTTGCTGATATGCTACATGTTGCCCCTCGTGGCATAATGCGCACTAAAGAAGCTGAATATAAAGCACAAAACTTAGCGGATGAATCACTCTCTGACGCAGCTCTAATTAATGCGATTGCCAAAACACCTAAACTGTTAGAGCGTCCTATTGTGGTGAAAGGTGAACAAGCCGTCATTGGCAGACCTCCCGAAAATGTTCTCACCATCATCGATTAA
- a CDS encoding M48 family metalloprotease — protein sequence MQKSVVLFKKSVKALRNVGFAIIGSALVVHSAHSISTGNNLPDIGTAGLSALTLEKERDVGDITMRQIRGSYPLLQDPALQEYLESVGYKLVTAGSTPVHPFTFFLIKDPNINAFAFFGGHVGVHTGLFMNADTEGQLASVLAHEIAHVNQRHLARRMESQMDMQAATIGATLGSILLTVLAPQAGIAALQTTLAASQQMSINFTRKNEAEADRIGMQTLVAAGFDPYAAPEFFGKLAAQYRFASKPPAFLLTHPVPETRVADAQLRAQQFPRKAYPQNIDYQFAKARIEARYSGRSSKAVIQRLEQQIARKEYINKDAALYGLALAQFDDNDAKAALETITPLAKKYPRNLFLVDSLTDINMKLKQPEKAEERLKGFYGYMPDNQVIALNYANILIEQEKSEEAIEILKLYRQSRPDDLLAIQLIGDAYSQIGNTGQQYSAKADGYALMAQYEQAIAMLERALRATPVKDNIEVVKLEAKVRQYRNELARLKTL from the coding sequence GTGCAGAAATCGGTAGTCCTGTTTAAAAAGTCCGTCAAAGCCCTACGAAACGTGGGATTCGCGATCATCGGTTCAGCGCTTGTGGTTCACTCAGCGCACAGCATATCAACTGGAAACAACCTTCCAGACATTGGCACCGCTGGCCTTTCAGCACTCACGCTTGAAAAAGAGCGCGATGTAGGCGACATCACTATGCGCCAAATCCGAGGAAGCTACCCGCTGCTTCAAGACCCAGCCTTGCAAGAATATTTAGAATCCGTCGGATACAAGCTCGTAACAGCGGGCTCAACGCCTGTTCACCCTTTCACCTTCTTTCTCATTAAAGATCCAAATATTAACGCCTTTGCATTTTTTGGAGGCCATGTAGGTGTTCATACTGGGCTGTTTATGAATGCCGATACAGAGGGTCAATTAGCCTCTGTACTCGCGCATGAAATCGCTCACGTGAATCAACGCCATCTGGCACGAAGAATGGAAAGCCAAATGGATATGCAAGCCGCAACCATTGGCGCCACTTTAGGCTCTATTTTACTTACAGTTTTAGCGCCACAAGCAGGTATTGCTGCGTTGCAAACCACCTTGGCAGCATCGCAACAAATGTCGATTAACTTTACTCGTAAGAACGAGGCGGAAGCCGATCGAATTGGAATGCAAACCTTAGTCGCAGCCGGCTTCGACCCGTATGCAGCCCCAGAATTCTTTGGCAAGTTAGCAGCGCAGTATCGCTTCGCAAGCAAACCGCCCGCTTTTCTATTGACTCACCCTGTCCCCGAAACCCGTGTGGCTGATGCTCAACTTCGCGCGCAGCAATTTCCGCGCAAGGCTTACCCCCAAAATATTGATTACCAATTTGCCAAAGCCCGAATTGAAGCCCGCTACAGCGGAAGAAGCTCAAAAGCTGTCATTCAACGTCTAGAGCAGCAAATCGCTCGCAAAGAATACATTAATAAGGATGCAGCGTTGTACGGTCTAGCGCTTGCTCAGTTTGACGATAATGATGCCAAAGCAGCACTAGAGACAATTACTCCATTAGCTAAAAAGTACCCTCGCAACTTATTTCTCGTCGACTCTCTGACCGACATCAATATGAAATTAAAACAACCGGAAAAAGCCGAGGAAAGGCTCAAAGGCTTTTACGGCTACATGCCAGATAACCAAGTCATCGCTCTCAACTACGCCAATATATTGATCGAGCAAGAAAAATCAGAAGAAGCTATTGAGATACTTAAGCTATATCGTCAAAGCCGTCCAGATGATTTGCTCGCCATACAACTCATTGGCGATGCCTACTCTCAAATTGGCAATACAGGGCAGCAATACAGCGCCAAAGCGGATGGCTATGCACTCATGGCGCAATATGAACAAGCCATCGCCATGTTAGAGCGTGCCTTACGAGCCACGCCGGTCAAAGACAATATCGAAGTAGTCAAGCTGGAAGCGAAAGTTCGTCAGTATCGAAATGAATTAGCGCGACTGAAAACGTTATAG
- a CDS encoding sulfurtransferase TusA family protein has translation MEKFLDLSDFRCPLAFVRCKAALLKLPIGHSLHVVLADPSSIEDIIDWAVRHSLHYERVKTHNGVELRFSRS, from the coding sequence GTGGAAAAGTTTCTAGATTTATCCGATTTTAGGTGTCCTTTAGCATTTGTGCGATGTAAAGCAGCTCTTTTGAAGCTGCCTATAGGGCATTCTTTACACGTTGTTTTAGCCGATCCTTCGAGTATTGAAGATATTATTGATTGGGCAGTGAGGCATTCGTTGCATTATGAGCGAGTAAAAACTCATAATGGGGTTGAGCTGAGGTTCAGCCGAAGCTGA